The following are encoded in a window of Saccharothrix longispora genomic DNA:
- the cas2 gene encoding CRISPR-associated endonuclease Cas2, translating into MELLVTYDVDTTTPEGERRLRQVAKTCEGIGHRVQKSVFEVVCTPPQRLHLEARLQGIIDPALDSVRIYHLDRGTFHNAKHLGAAVDAAHQEALII; encoded by the coding sequence ATGGAACTGCTCGTCACCTACGACGTCGACACCACCACACCCGAAGGCGAACGACGCCTACGCCAAGTCGCCAAAACCTGCGAAGGCATCGGACACCGCGTCCAGAAATCGGTTTTCGAAGTCGTCTGCACCCCGCCGCAACGACTTCACCTCGAAGCGCGCCTCCAAGGCATCATCGACCCCGCCCTCGACTCGGTGCGCATCTACCACCTCGACCGCGGCACCTTCCACAACGCCAAACACCTCGGTGCCGCTGTCGACGCCGCACACCAAGAGGCCTTGATCATTTAA